CGACGACGCCGAGCTGGCGGCGGTAATCGCCCACGAACTCGGCCACGTCGTCCAGCGCGACCACTTTGAGGTGATCCGCAAGCAGGAGATCGCCAAGGTTGGCAAGGACGTCGCGATGGCCCAGGTCCGGCCACACGGCATTGCAGCGGATTTCGCGCGCGACTACGTCGATACCCACGGCGCGGCGGTGATGATAAGCAGCCTGGACCGCGACGCCGAATACCGCGCGGACGAAGCGGCCGGGGTGTACCTGGCGCGCGCCGGGTTCGACCCGCTGTCGTTCTACGCGGTGCTGCAGAAGATGGCCGCCCTGGGCACCCGTCCGGCGCGCATGTCGCAGCTGTACCGTACGCATCCGCCGCTGGCCGCGCGCATGGACCGGCTCGACCAGCGCGTCAGCCGCTGACGGCGAAGTGCCAGACGCAAGCGGGCCCGGGAAATCACTCTCCCGGGCCCGTGCCTGCAGGTATGGCGTAACGACCGGCCGATGCAGGAATCAGCTGACCAGACGCAGCGTCATCGGATAGCGGTAGGCAATGCCTTCGTTGCTCTTGATGGTCGCGATGATGGTCATCACCAGCCAGTAGATGCCCACCGCGAAGGCGGCAAGGTAGAACAGGAAGCCGATCAGGATCACCAGCAGCACCGTGCCGACGGCCACCAGCGCCAGCGTAACGATGGCGATGGTGATGTTGAAGTTGAGCGCTTCCTTGGCCTGGTCGTCTACGAACGGCATCGTTTCCCTCTGGATCAGCCAGATGATCAGCGGGCCGAGCACGCAGCCCAGACCGCCGGTGAAGATGCCGGTCAACGCGGACAGGTGGGCAAACATCGCCCATTGACGCTGCTGGACGGGGACGCCCTCGTCCTGCGGCGGTGTACCAAGTGGATCGTGTTCGTGAACGTTCATGCCAAACCCCCTGAATGGATGCTTGAAAGCATGTGCCCTGCCCGCGGGCAGGTCAATCGAGCCGGCTCAGCCTTCGCCGGCGACCGTCATCCGCCCGACCAGGATCGAGCCGGTGCGGATGTGCGAACGGTGGTCGACGTCGCTGCCGACGGCCTCGATGGCGGCGAACATGTCCTTCAGGTTGCCGGCGATGGTGATGCCATCGACCGGGTACTGGATCTGGCCGTCCTGGATCCAGAAGCCACCCGCGCCGCGCGAGTAATCGCCGGTGATGGTGTTCACGCCCTGCCCCATCAGCTGGGTCACCAGCAGTCCGGTGCCCATCCCGGCCAGCATTGCCGGCAGATCGCCGGCATTGCTGGCGACCTGCAGGTTGTGCACGCCGCCGGCGTTGGCGGTGGTCTGCAGACCCAGGCGCCGCGCCGAGTAGCTGCCCAGCACGTAGCGCTGCAACACGCCGCCTTCCACCAGCGCGGACTCTCGGGTGGCGACGCCCTCGGCATCGAACGAGGCCGAGCGGAAGCCGCGCGGCAGGAACGGCAGCTCATGCAGGGCGAACCACTCCGGGAAGATCTGCGTGCCCACGCTGTCGAGCAGGAAACTGGCGCGCCGGTACAGGGCGCCGCCGGACACCGCGCCGAGCAGGTGGC
This genomic interval from Lysobacter ciconiae contains the following:
- a CDS encoding DUF4870 domain-containing protein; its protein translation is MFAHLSALTGIFTGGLGCVLGPLIIWLIQRETMPFVDDQAKEALNFNITIAIVTLALVAVGTVLLVILIGFLFYLAAFAVGIYWLVMTIIATIKSNEGIAYRYPMTLRLVS